The Salvelinus namaycush isolate Seneca chromosome 1, SaNama_1.0, whole genome shotgun sequence genome has a window encoding:
- the LOC120057174 gene encoding protein FAM240B, which produces MNVALIHDKLFIKDLWEQKIAKHDQRTETEDMRKKNSALTKLRDEWHRRLESRTKHLKKLNDELLRKSKLAEQADDT; this is translated from the exons ATGAATGTGGCTCTTATTCATGATAAGCTTTTTATAAAAGATCTCTGGGAACAAAAAATTGCTAAACACGACCAAAGGACAGAAACCGAAGACATGAGGAAGAAAAATAGTGCTCTCACCAA GCTGCGAGACGAATGGCACCGAAGGCTTGAGAGTCGAACAAAACATCTGAAGAAATTAAATGACGAACTTCTGAGGAAGAGCAAACTTGCCGAACAGGCAGATGACACATAA